TTGCTTGTCCATGGGAGTTTGAGCTTGCCCCCTGAACCCAGAAGATTTGATAGTGATCTTGAGACTCTCCCGATTACCATTGGACTTTTCTAGCACCACTTCACGGTCTAAGACTTTCTTTCCCTTCTTAGATTCTCTAGGCTCGCCGATTATCACCTTTTTTCTAATAGTGGAATCGGTTTATTCCGGCCAAATCAAGATGACCGGATTATTTATCTCCAAAACTTTAGCCATGGAAAGTGTCTTATTGCAAGGTAAATGATGTGCATCTCTGTCATGCGTAACTTGCATGTCCAATTGTGCCTCTCTTGATTTCCAAAACCGATTAATAAATTTCTGTGAATCGGTTTGGGAGGCATCACATGAAGCCTCAGGCATTGGATCCATGCTTGATGACTTTGGAGAGTCAGACAACACCATAATATTAGGCAATGAAGCATGCGGTGCTGCTGTCCCGTTATCGGTTAGAGAGGTACAAACCGAATTCGACGTATATGTAGCAGCAGGAAAAATAGTGCAAACCCCTCCTGAATTGGTCTTATCAGTTTCAGGTGCTGAAGAGACCAATTCAGGTTTCTTCCTGAAAATAAGCTTGCCATTTTGATCAATATAACAATAAGACAACCTCTTAGCAGGAGGTATATTGCTAGCCCCTCCTAAATTGGCCCTATCGGTTTCAGGCGCCGAAGTGGCCAATTTTGATCGACTCTTTAAAATCACCCTGCCATGTTGATCAAAATAATACGACCTCTCAGCAGGAAGTTTAGTGCTAACCCCTCCTGAATTGGCCCTGTCAGTTTTAGGCGCCGAAGAGGCCAATTCAGATTGATTATCAAAAACAAACCTGCCATGTTGATCAAGATAGTAGTGAAACGGCCTCTCATATTGAGGTTGACTAAAAGCCGAGGCCGATTCAGTAATATGTGCAGCATGAGGTAAAGTAGAAATAGGAGTACTGGACATTCTTTCCTCTAACTTATCAAATTCAGACATAGTCTTAATCACAATATCAAAAAGAAGAGAATCTTCAGTAATCTCACATGCCTTTACCTCAGCTATTGTTGAAGACTTGATGATGCCCCCTGACCCATTGGACCGGTGAACTCGCCGTTGTGACCGTTGCTCCACATCCTAAAAGAGGAGATCAAGACTGGATACTATCGGCCTTTTGAGCCAGATGCAACGATAATGATAAATACAAAAAGGATAGATTGGAACCAACAAATTGGCTATGGCAGAAAGATCGGCTATAGGAGATAGCCGAACCAATTGTCCCCAGCGGagtcgccaaaaagtgtgttaACGCTTAATTAGGTCACACATTCGATAAGGAGCTAGATCGCTCGATATAGGGCCTAGCCGTTTTTTAGATCGTCCAACGCCTAGGGGATGTCCACACCTGGACCTTGTGCCTCCAGCGATGAGCGCGATACGCAAGATACGTCGCCGAAAGAGTCTCGTCGTGAGTGCGATACGCAAGACACGCCGGCGAGGTCTCTTGAGACCTAAAACCCCACACGCCCGGGAGAGACCCCATCGGGGCGTGCAGCGGCTATGGGATGCTCTAGCCGGTCTGACCGCTCTTGAGCTTCGTCGTCGTCAATCCACGATCCAtgcagcgccgacgaagaacGAGAAAAAGAGATAGATAGGAAAAGAGGGTAGAGAGAGGTAGTTGATGTGTTTTCTGATGATTGAGTGTTGGATCCTTCAATCGGccgtgatcctctcatatatatagacgGGGTAGTCTTATCCTAATAGGAAATAACTTCAGATAGTAATCTCCAAGTTTTCTATGCGAAAATATGTCCAAATCCCAACCAAAATAGAGTTTGTGTCAGACTGGTACAGGCAAACTGGCTAGGCCGGTTTTCACGGGGACTGGACAGCCACAGGTGCAGGCAAACCGGCTTGGCCGGTTCTACTGTAGTACGGTGCAGAAAATTTTCCAAAAATTGTAATTAATTCATCCAGACTCCAAACAAGACAAATCATATATGTTTTTCGATCAGCTCAATGAGAGAAACGCAATGGTGTAATCAAATCATGCACAGCAGGGCCAGCACCCCAAAACACTGTTTCTTTGTCCGGGCTCCAAATGGGATGATCCATATATGTTTTCTGATTATGTTGACGATAGAAATATGATGGCGGGGTCCATTATATACTTTGGCCACTTTTGGTTGTCAACAGGCCCTTCCAATACTGAAATCAAGATAGTTTTATACGTAATAATTAAACTGCCACGTACATATTTTGATGATATGACAGTAAATTTATTGAGAAGAGAGAGACAACCGGAGAAAGCCGTGTTGGGGGAGCCACGGCTCGTTTCTACCCGCGTGCTGCAGCAACCTCTCCAACGTGTGCTCTAGCGGCCAATCTTGTTTTACTCGCCGTTGTTCTAGGCCACCGTTCTCCCGCTGCAGTTCTACTCAAATTGACGCTCCAACCGCTAGGGTTGCCCGTGCAGGTGCAGCTACCATCAGAGGACAAGCTGTTGGTGTTCAACAGGTAACATCATGGTACTTAGTACGGTGGACCATTGTGTGCCACTGTAGAATTCATATCGTGATTTATTCAAAATACAGTTCAGCAGAAAAAGGCCACAGGGCTGCTTGCCACAGCTGACCATTCTTTGTTTGTATTGTACGCAAGTCTTCTGTAGAAACTATTTATAGCAACCATACATTAAGGCCGCGTTTAGTTTCGACCGGAATCGGTATTTGCACAGTGTTTGGTGTGACGGCAAACAATATGgtaatttcgtttgtatttgtgaattattgtccaaacattgactaattatgctcaaaagattcatctcgcaaagttcaaccaaactgtgcaattagtttttgatttcatctacatttagtacttcatacatgtaccgtaagtttgatgtgatggagaatcttctttttacatagtgtcaaagttgagaGTCTAGGGAACtaaacaagagctaaaaatgttGAGTCTAAATGACATTCTCCTTTTAAGAGTTTTCTATAGAAACTATGCATTCGGACTGTCCTTAGCTGGCATATCATTCGATTCTATGGACGCAGTTTCCTTGTTGAGGGCTGGGACTCACTAGAACATTATATAAATATTTATTACTATGTGATCATCAAATATAATAGAAACCCAAAAGTACTCGCAGCTGCCCTCCGTCGGCCACAGCAGAAATCACTGGTCGTcgctgttaggttgatctccatcaAGTTGGCTTAATGGTCAATTGAGTCCTTGATCCGTGTCTTGATAGGGGACACCTAGCCGTTCTATGGGCCTCCGTCGCGCAGCACtataaagagaaaggtggggCCGGGcgcaaggtacgaggttcactgCTGCCCTTAGTTCTCCACCGAGTCTAACCCTAGTCTGATCAAGAGAGGAGTGCTGTAAACGACGAGAAACTTCATCGGTGTCGCTACTGGACCGCGCCCTCACTACGATGCTACTGCTACTCCGACATCAGTGGCCACGTCGCAGTGGTGCCATGGCCGCCACTGCATGCGGCGAGGTACATCACCAAGTCCTTAGCTAAGTTAAGAATTTTCCCACTGATCTACGCCTAGATGATCCAATAATTCTATTAGTCGCCTCTGTACGCCCAGCGGTTTGAGACATTTCTCACTATCAAACACACCCTTAACCATTAGATATAAGATCTGTGGTTCATATCTCTTTCTCCTAGCTCTTATCTTCTTCCCATTTAGGTCAGGAGAGAAGTTCAGCATTATCGTGTGGTGAGAAATTTGACACCTAGTGGCATTTACCTTTTTTTGTGACGTCATAAGAAGAAAAGTGTCACTATAGGATGCATGTCAGTCAAAAtttcttaaatttaactaaacTTATAGAAAATATCAACAATATTTATATCttaaaataagtttattataaaaatatattcattgATTATTTAATAATACCAATTATGCATAATAAATATAAAtagtttcttatatatatttggttataAAGTTTAACCTATTTAACTTTTTCAGAATTAAGTCGGTACCTGTTGAAGGTTGTTGTGCGACTAGGACATGACGATTGCGATTGGACAACTTACACATGCCTAATTTCCACCCGTACTACTATCATACAATGCTATGCTGCATCGCTGCTCACACACTCCACTCCATGTCACAGCAAGAACCAGACAGGATTGGAGTACTGGACAGCACCATGGCGGCCGGCGGAAGAGGAAACCGGGACGCCGGCGGCGGCAACAACGCCACGCCCATGCACGTGCTCATGCTCCCGTGGCTCGCCTTCGGCCACATCGTCCCGTTCGCGCAGCTGGCGCGGAGGctgctggcctcctcctcctccgtccgcGTCACGTTCCTCACGGCCGCTGGGAACGTCCCGCGCGTCGAGGCCATGCTGTCCTCGGCCTCCTCCGCCGGTGGGGTGGTCGTCGTGCCGCTGAAACTGCCCCGCGTGCCGGGACTTCCCGAGGGCGCCGCCAGCACGGCGAACCTCTCGCCCGAAGGTGCCGAGCTGCTCAAGGTCGCGCTGGACGCCGCCCGGCCCCAGGTGGCCGCGCTGCTGGCCGAGCTCCGCCCGGACGCTGTGCTGCTCGACTTCGTCACGCCGTGGGCCTCCCACGACGCCGCAGCGCTGGGCATCAAGTCGTTCCGCTTCAGCGTCTTCTCCGCCGTCGCGGGTGCATACCTCGCCGTCCCCGCACGCCGCCCCGACGTGGCCGGGGCGGGGGCGCTGCCGTCGGCGCGCCACCTCATGTCCGCCCCCGCTGGCTTTCCCGCCTCCTCCCCGCTCGCCGCCACCGGCGTTCCGGCGTACCAGGCCGCCGACTTCACCTACATGTTCAGCACCTTCGGCGGCCAGCCCTGCGTCCACGAACGCCTGGTGGCCGGCATCCGGGCCTGCGACGGCATCGTGGTCAAGACCTGCGCCGAGATGGAGGGTCCACAAGGGGAGCTGGACGAGCGCTGGGCCACCTGGCTGTCCGCGTTCCCGGACGGCGCCGTCGTGTTCGCGTCGTTCGGCAGCGAGACGTTCCTGCCGCCCGCCGCGACGACGGAGCTCCTCCTGGGCCTCGAGGCCACCGGCCGCCCGTTCCTCGCCGTGCTCAACTCCCCGGACGGAGAAGCGGTCGTCCCGCCGCTGGGGTTCGCGGAGAGGGTGGCAGGTAGGGGCGTGCTGTGCTCCGGCTGGGTGCAGCAGCTGCACATCCTGCGCCACCGGAGCGTGGGGTGCTACGTCACCCACGCCGGCTTCAGCTCCGTCGTGGAGGGGCTCGTCGCCGGCTGCCGCCTCGTGCTGCTGCCCATGAAGGGCGACCAGTACCTCAACGCGGCGCTGTTCGCGCGCGAGCTCCGCGTGGGCGTCGAGGTGGCGCGACGCGACGAGGACGGCTGGTTCGGGCGCCAGGACGTGTGCAACGCGGTCGCCGCGGCGGTGGCGGACGGAGGGGAAGGGGACGCAAGGAAGTGGGCCGACTTCTTGACGGACGACGGCGTGCAGGGAAGGTTCGCCGACGAGTTCGTCCGGCAGCTCACGGAGCTCGTCAGTGCGGCCCCGAGTTGATTGAGCGCTCGACCTTGTGTTGTACGCTTCTTCgttttttagtcccggtttagttccgaaaatcctcaaactatcacatcgaatcttgcagtACAGgtacggagtattaaatatagacaaaaaaaaattaattgtacagtttgattggaaatcacgagacgaatattttaagactaattagtccatgattagccatatagtccatgattagccataagttgctacagtaactaacatgcgctaatgatgaattaattaggcttaataaattcgtctcgcagttttcaggcaagctatgtaattagttttttttattagtatccaaaaacctctTCCGATAttcccgaaacatccgatgtgacatccaaaaatttttattTCACAGACTAAACAGTCTTATTCTCTCGTGGAACGCGCTGTCAAGTGTCAGCTGTGATCATTGTGCTGGTGTGCACTTGTAcgttctctttctttttctttatttctcCTTTCAATTCATGCCTTGTTTAAATTTAGGGCGTAAAAGTTTATGGTGTCATATTGAGTGTAATATGGGAGTGTTGTATggggtgttcgaatactaataaaaaaacaaattacagaatccatcagtaaaccacgagacaaatttattaagtatAATTAATAAGTCATTAGCAATTGTAcgttctctttctttttctttgtttctcCTTCCAATCCAGGCCTGTTTTAAATTGAGTGAGTAAAGTTTGAGAGTGTCACGTCAGTTGTTATATGGAAAGTCGTATATGGTgtttggatattaataaaaaaataaattatagaattcatcagtaaaccgcgagacgaatttattaagcataattaatttatcattagcacatgtgttatcgcagcaccacattatcaaatcatagactaattaagtttaaaagattcgtctcgtaaattagtcacaaattgtgtaattagttattttttagtctatatttaatacttcatgtatgtatCCAAATATTCGATGAGATGAGATATAAACTTTtgaggaggaactaaacaaggcctcaaaaCAAGTGCACATCTCATTTTTCAATAAATAAATCAACCAATTTTAAGATGAACTGGATTTACAAAAAAAAAGTCAATATTTTACTATAAAAGCACATCGCATATTAATCTAATTATATTAATTTTGGCTACGAGTTAAATAAGTGATTTTGGACATGATGTTGTTTAAAGGATATACATAGATCAATTTATCGATGGGGTTATTAAACAATCTAAAATGTATTATAATTATTAGTTTAGGACAAACTAGCAACATCATCCGTGCAAATAGCTTGAGGAGCTTACTATTTTaacttttatttttctataacGGATAATTGTATTAGCAGCACGGAGTGCGATGAGGGAGAGAtctttttaacactttttgtaaactaatttaaaatctaacactgttttttttactAACACTTTTGGACGCGTCTATttccatggcgcggcgaaaagcATGTGCCatgtcatgcatggtggcgcggcgaaaAGTCTGTGCCACGtcatgcatggtggtgcggcgagagggttgacgtggcgacgacaggtgacgtggcagggtctaccgcgccaccgatcttggcgcggctctGTCGTGCCCTGATCGGTGGCACGGCGAGCCGGATAAAAGGGACGCAACCCAGTTCTGCCTGCCTGCCGTGCCTTCACCTTCGCGCCCGCCGCCTCGCCTGCCCGTCTGTCTGCCCGCTACTCCCAAGTGCTGTCGACGCTCGGCCCTCTGtttccgcctccctccctcccttcccttacATTCcctggccgcctccctccctcctcggtcTCATTCGAGGTAATGACGcactttttatttttgtttgaatgcCGGATTGAAATATTATGAATGAGAGTTAAGGTTACGAGGAAAATTATATTTGGGAACTatgggctatggtttggaggaagatattagtttgattttatcgatgttaaggttaattatttagttagaagtatgtttaccatgtatatttttgttgctataagtgttggttatattatttgagttgcaatgcaaatgattatattttacattaatttgcgttgttttgattgatgtttaatttgaaccgttttattagatggaagacatgtttcgggagcagttgtggcgaaaacggggtcgtcctagagaattgtaccccgacgagtctagcaaagatgctccTATTCCTCCTAACGtccctatccctaactgtgactgtggtcgtctaGCCGACGTGTTTCGATCGAGACATCGGGACACCGcagctcgttgcttctacacatgtagtcgttttaatgtaagtaattgttttcgtatgtttttttcttcatttatattactaggttactaatattttgttggaattttgttgtgtatgcctatgagaggtgctttttcttttagtggatcgacggtgcggataagtttgaccccaggtaccttcTTTTCGACAATTGGTgaagagggcgacatccacgagagcacttcgagcggtgggttccacctccccctaaccccctctAGTGATAGCTAAGGAGAATAACTAggcgcagttagacgactcaaagaacctcctctgtgcgattgcggagatcaaACTGTTATAAACCCTGAGAAtgcgttggagtttgtgtgtccaaacaagcatgaagtaagtgcaaagtgtatgtgttcaaatattgagctatatgtgttcatgtactaatgtcaccttatttaggtattttcaatggcgaagtgtcgtttcaaagaTTGGTTGTATGGTCGTAAGAACCAATGGCGGGAAGAACCATCAAAGGTTaaggacaagaagaaagaaaggataatttacaaagcacctcctgtcatatgcgaatgtggtgttaaatccaactatggcctagtcccttcggagcttggaataggccattattgcggccatatggttgactatgatgaggttggttatttttgtggtaaacatgaaatcgtattttgtttcttttgctaaaacatatatgatataatttttcgtttgaacagagcactaggaaatgcaggtgagaatgttatgatggtcaagctaagttcttggataaactaaaggggaggcaagtaattgcacggaagaggggatatgcacctgactacgtcaacctattcgttaaacatcacaaagacaagatgcgtgagtttactagacagcgcggtattcgtaacccgatcgatgttgggtttgacaaatagggattggagagacagagggtgttagaggaggagagagcaagcaaggaggcaagggaggagacaagagtaaagatgcaggtcttgaacgagcatgctattgcattatgtgctagtgagtGCTTGAAGGCCAtatttttcgttgcctgattttaaatgtaatataatcgcgttgctaactgattatattttatacatgaagggattagatgcagcgaggaccatgacaaagaggtggctcgtgcaaggtatgaggaaaagaagttagatgagcatagaatgtgagctggtcgcaccattcaatcactgattgtgttgtctgatgagggagacgaggatgaggatgacactgccagactgagcgagctcatcgctctagcagaggcaggcttacaGGCGAAGGAGGTTGAGGACGATACTGATAGACTCaacaagctcatcgctctagcagaggtgggcttgtaggcggaggaggttgaggacgacactggcagactgagcgagctcatcgcacTAGCAGAGACGAGCTTACAGGCGTaggaggatgacgacacgttcttcactcaggccacagaggccatagatgaagcggaggccgtttactataggcgaaaggcatatcagggcaatgcaggtgaccctagcaacagcaacagggttgtggtagaggattgatactcggacgacgagttgcttacttagtatgtttctgactgaggattTTTATTGCgtcgtctgttagttccatgctttattaatgatcaatgtagctatgaaCTAGAACTTTCATTATGTTGTCttgttttccttttgaactattgatgtattgtacccatgtattatgtactcggattacctttggtcgatcttaagtgatcacatctgtttgtcACCCTCCGACCCATCCGTTTGTCACTCTCCGATGCATCCAAGTTTTTTAATAATAGCGaatgcgttgagaatttctaaaacgaaTAAAATCGAGTGAAATTATTTCGAATACAGTTGGCTGACATATATATCTTGCATGTTTCCCATGTATTTTAAAATAGTATTGTGCAATTTATGTTATTAGCACCATATCAATGTAAAataacaaggcccacggcgcggCACGTTTGGCAGATCGATGTTCTCGTTTGGCATGCAACCCTAAGCCCAGGGTCTGCCATGCCATAGCCCATGGCGCGGTAGTGATGCGCCAAGGCCCATGGCGTGGCAGGACCTGGACGCAGACAGCAGTCGACCAGCCTCAATTCCAATTGAACGGGAGCTGCTATCGGTGTTGTAAACAGCTACAAGTGttgccgcgacgcattgaaacaaatatgaagcaaataaatggagtccgtgcgcaagttgacaagttgccacataacattttcattggttcatgagtctacaagtttcggacgacaatattcgttcgacataaccaactaagtcctaggagtgtaaggattcctctgtctcttcggatttgtaggcaacactatgggagtgtagccaacgtcggtgtggggcaagggcacctctgcatcagtgtcagtcaagaagtgtgctcggtgcgggtcgtcgtactccacctcaagaagggggtacaactggtgctgcgtgggagggaccatcctattacaaattgataaacaaagggttagagtattcaaattaacaatattcaaattaacattatatagcattgtaaaatttgaactacttgttatgcaacataaacacaatatgaaagcacatgtatatattcaaagtaacattaacaatatgaaagcacctgctgccctcgtcttctatgcatgctagccttgtgaccagggactttgcaaatggagcaaagattcctgccacgggtctcgttgaagtctccccctccgtacatgtcttcgtcgtaccctctcatagtgtccatgtcccccttgagtcgcttcttcttcctcctaccattccctaccttcattagatccggatgcagtacgtagtcataaccattataaggtggccactgtgttgggtcaaggtatggcttgaagctcatctcccaaatactaacggtgttcgaacgtagatacaagggtgacatttatggtagatcctcatagttgtacccgcgaaccctaCAGGCCGTGAttatatgagagcaaggggcatgcatgatctgagggatgttgcaactgcactctaccttttaaAGATCAACTCAGTAGTTTCGCCCACCATAACGTtcaccgcccaagcttgtgccacccttgccccatacactaaagatatggcggcggggtccatacggctcggtggtgtgctgcttggccaattcctcagcccccttcaaatgttctgctccggcctttccaaaatgcctctgctcagctatatttctctacgcaagttcccacctcttgacaaaatattcgttcctcttatgaaaggagaactcaacaattccagacataggcaacgatcgaactccggtgaatacacagttgaaggactccgaggagttagtggtcatgatgccatacctgaaacccccctcgtcatatgctaacgcccactgagccttttgttccatctgcgcctctaaccaggcctttctcgTTTCATTTGTCATCTTGTCTAGttttctctttgtctccttgaactggtagtctatacatacacaacatagagcctttaccttatcACATACCTCTTGCTTCTTCTGACGCCGCCAGAATTTAGCggtaaagtgtctcatgcaccatctatgcactagaggcgggaacacatctatatgcttagctgtagcattaagaagccctgggtgacagtccaagatcaaacatatagtgcgagatgggccaagcacttgtacacgtagaagccgcatgaaccatgaccacgattcattgttctctccctctgccaaagcaaatgctatgggtactatctggtccccaggatcaacagcagcagccatcatcaaggtgcccctgtactttcctattaggaaagtgccatcaacaagtacgactggtcgACAAAACTAggatgcatgttccgtttgcgcgaacgaccagaacacacgatagaggacatgtcTCAACAGGCCCCGAAAACACATCCCtttggtgtccacaaaccatttcaagcta
This sequence is a window from Miscanthus floridulus cultivar M001 chromosome 10, ASM1932011v1, whole genome shotgun sequence. Protein-coding genes within it:
- the LOC136487697 gene encoding anthocyanidin-3-O-glucoside rhamnosyltransferase-like, whose product is MPNFHPYYYHTMLCCIAAHTLHSMSQQEPDRIGVLDSTMAAGGRGNRDAGGGNNATPMHVLMLPWLAFGHIVPFAQLARRLLASSSSVRVTFLTAAGNVPRVEAMLSSASSAGGVVVVPLKLPRVPGLPEGAASTANLSPEGAELLKVALDAARPQVAALLAELRPDAVLLDFVTPWASHDAAALGIKSFRFSVFSAVAGAYLAVPARRPDVAGAGALPSARHLMSAPAGFPASSPLAATGVPAYQAADFTYMFSTFGGQPCVHERLVAGIRACDGIVVKTCAEMEGPQGELDERWATWLSAFPDGAVVFASFGSETFLPPAATTELLLGLEATGRPFLAVLNSPDGEAVVPPLGFAERVAGRGVLCSGWVQQLHILRHRSVGCYVTHAGFSSVVEGLVAGCRLVLLPMKGDQYLNAALFARELRVGVEVARRDEDGWFGRQDVCNAVAAAVADGGEGDARKWADFLTDDGVQGRFADEFVRQLTELVSAAPS